Proteins from one Juglans microcarpa x Juglans regia isolate MS1-56 chromosome 6S, Jm3101_v1.0, whole genome shotgun sequence genomic window:
- the LOC121237742 gene encoding germin-like protein subfamily T member 1 — protein MKIPSRSHVHMLSYLVVLLLLPLLASSADPDPLQDFCVADKSANSISVNGFPCKPASKVTSDDFFFDGLTKVGDTSNIFGSNVTGGNVDNFPALNTLGISMNRVDFAPGGVNPPHSHPRATESGVVIDGQVLVGFVTTGNVYHSKVLNAGQMFVIPRGLVHFQKNVGVGKAFIITAFNSQLPGAVVLPFTLFASTPSIPDDVLTRAFQVEEKVVESIKSKFSS, from the coding sequence ATGAAGATTCCATCACGTTCACACGTCCACATGCTGTCATACCTCGTCGTGTTGTTGCTTCTCCCCTTGCTTGCCTCCTCAGCCGACCCCGATCCATTACAGGATTTCTGTGTGGCGGATAAAAGTGCCAATTCTATATCAGTTAATGGCTTCCCTTGCAAACCTGCCTCAAAAGTAACTTCAGATGATTTCTTCTTTGATGGGTTGACCAAAGTGGGTGACACATCAAACATCTTTGGCTCAAACGTCACTGGAGGTAATGTCGATAATTTTCCTGCACTCAACACGCTTGGGATTTCAATGAACAGAGTGGACTTTGCTCCGGGAGGAGTTAATCCACCCCACTCTCACCCTCGTGCAACCGAGAGCGGCGTGGTCATCGATGGGCAGGTACTTGTGGGGTTTGTGACAACTGGGAATGTGTATCACTCAAAAGTCTTGAATGCTGGGCAGATGTTTGTCATTCCTAGAGGACTTGTACACTTCCAAAAGAATGTTGGAGTAGGGAAAGCCTTTATTATCACGGCTTTCAACAGTCAGTTACCAGGGGCTGTGGTCCTTCCCTTTACTCTCTTTGCTTCAACACCCTCGATTCCAGATGATGTTCTAACGAGGGCCTTCCAAGTAGAAGAAAAGGTTGTCGAATCTATAAAGTCGAAGTTCAGTTCTTGA